In one window of Cryptococcus neoformans var. neoformans B-3501A chromosome 11, whole genome shotgun sequence DNA:
- a CDS encoding hypothetical protein (Match to ESTs gb|CF191795.1|CF191795, gb|CF191633.1|CF191633, gb|CF189380.1|CF189380; HMMPfam hit to Ribosomal_S16, Ribosomal protein S16, score: 75.8, E(): 1.1e-19) produces MPVRIRFARHGHRKNPIFHLVAINSKRPRDGKPLELLGVYDPIPRVREGNTPPAAANVFAKGTEDMIVKEKKVELNVDRIKYWLGVGAQPTRSAVKLLERGGVLTTPHKWQHMWSPPPSGIPQTGAASGKAVESTLP; encoded by the exons ATGCCTGTCCGAATCAGATTCGCCCGTCACGGCCACCGCAAAAatcccatcttccatcttgtcGCTATCAACTCTAAACGACCGCGAGACGGCAAGCCTCTTGAGCTCTTGGGCGTGTACGACCCCATCCCCCGTGTGCGAGAAGGCAACACACCTCCAGCCGCCGCCAATGTTTTTGCAAAGGGTACCGAGGATATGATCgtaaaggagaagaaagtcgAGTTGAATGTGGACAGGATAAAGTACTGGTTAGGCGTGGGCGCGCAACCTACTAGGAGTGCTGTCAAGTTATTGGAGAGG GGAGGTGTTCTCACCACTCCCCACAAGTGGCAACATATGTGgtctcctcccccttcaGGAATCCCACAAACAGGAGCAGCTAGTGGAAAGGCGGTGGAAAGTACATTGCCTTAA
- a CDS encoding hypothetical protein (HMMPfam hit to RNA_pol_Rpa43, RNA polymerase Rpa43 subunit, score: 19.2, E(): 2.7e-09), with protein sequence MSAPNATASSSKHKKDKSKEKHGKEKHHHDKSKSKKDKKSKSEKHEKGEKSPFEHREMRMRLSVPPKFAGDVMAGVRDQLDGMIMQYVPEVKGVLIAHWDHSFDDDTAKIINECPFEVVNVEFHAIYWAPKIGQKLRGIHSISSPSHLSLIFAGAFNVSIPIQHIPADLYEFEETDEVVETESLDGSEVEYVDKNEMEVKETGRWRNKKTGEFFGKRELVKFTVIGMQVTNQMLSLTGSLLEDPSNPPPAPEIVAVPIMPSPSPSPEPQQLRPAKKARTQAQSQVKQVDIKDEVDTSKMTARELKAYRKEEEKKKRDARKARKEGRVDDDAEGEEQEEGSAGTKRKADEQEGEKRKKKKE encoded by the exons ATGTCCGCCCCAAACGCCACagcctcatcttccaaacacAAGAAAGACAAGTCCAAGGAAAAACACGGTAAAGAAAAACATCACCACGACAAGTCCAAGTCCAAAAAGGACAAAAAGTCCAAGAGCGAAAAGCAtgaaaagggagagaaaTCTCCATTTGAGCATAgggagatgagaatgaggtTAAGTGTACCTCCCAAGTTTGCTGGTGATGTTATGGCAGGTGTGAGAGATCAGCTGGATGGGATGATCATGCA GTATGTGCCCGAAGTGAAGGGTGTTCTCATCGCCCATTGGGACCATAGCTTCGATGATGACACAGCAAAGATCATAAATGAATGTCCCTTTGAGGTTGTCAACGTTGAATTCCATGCCATCTACTGGGCTCCCAAGATTGGACAAAAACTCC GTGGTATTCactccatttcttccccatcccatTTGTCCCTTATCTTCGCTGGCGCTTTCAACGTCTCTATCCCTATCCAGCATATCCCCGCCGACCTCTATGAATTCGAGGAAACCGATGAAGTCGTTGAAACAGAAAGCCTCGACGGTAGTGAAGTCGAGTATGTTGATAAAAACGAGATGGAAGTAAAGGAAACGGGTAGGTGGAGGAATAAAAAGACTGGCGAGTTCTTTGGCAAGAGGGAGTTAGTCAAATTTACCGTCATTGG GATGCAAGTCACAAACCAAATGCTTTCCCTGACAGGGTCCCTCCTTGAAGACCCTTCtaaccctcctcctgcccCCGAAATTGTTGCCGTCCCTATCATGCCTTCACCAAGCCCTTCACCTGAACCTCAGCAACTGCGTCCCGCCAAGAAGGCTCGCACCCAGGCTCAGTCTCAAGTCAAGCAAGTAGACATTAAGGATGAGGTGGACACTAGTAAAATGACAGCAAGAGAGTTGAAAGCTTacaggaaggaggaggaaaagaagaagagggatgcgaggaaggcgaggaaggaaggacgagtggatgatgatgctgaaggagaggagcaagaggaagggagtgCTGGcacgaagaggaaggccGATGAACAGGAGGgtgaaaagaggaagaagaagaaggagtag
- a CDS encoding hypothetical protein (Match to EST gb|CF189284.1|CF189284; HMMPfam hit to MMR_HSR1, GTPase of unknown function, score: 101.7, E(): 1.7e-27), with the protein MPFLPRTSFPFSPNTPSWFAGHMARSLRELPPLLENINLVIEARDARLPLTSINPIFDGVLRRWKARAKVEGERERIVVYTKRDLAETRFEGPLARAFVQNGSQKIMFADTRKNSDVSHILRYAVDLAQKSVPFSPTYSILVLGMPNVGKSSLLNALRRVGLRKGKAFQTGALAGVTKKLTGTVRIYEEPQVYVYDTPGVMMPYLGKGEEGGEKGLKLALTAGIKEDLFELDAISDYLLWKLNRRYVSEPSLPSYLSSLPLPPSFEPTDHLPTLLSALSNRLAAKQKGGEEDWESVMRWFVRAWREGKMGEWTLDELVPYRPVEVLLPHEVDNMRLGGETVDLPVAGVPERQMSQGELDTHVNQTVTAYLSTLSSSTSLENPASVSQQRKISKSQRLQEKDAKLRGKGINVKRREEWQPGGVVSGGKRKGMSVKSTMGAAGRAVRRRG; encoded by the exons ATGCCGTTTCTCCCACGAACATCATTCCCGTTTTCGCCTAACACCCCTTCGTGGTTCGCTGGCCACATGGCTCGATCCCTTCGCGAACTGCCCCCATTACTGGAGAACATCAACCTCGTCATTGAGGCTCGTGATGCTCGATTGCCACTTACAAGTATCAATCCGATTTTTGACGGGGTATTGAGGCGGTGGAAAGCTAGAGCCAaagtggaaggagaaagagaaagaatcGTCGTTTACACGAAGAGGGATTTGGCTGAAACCAGGTTTGAAGGG CCCTTGGCAAGAGCCTTTGTGCAAAATGGCAGCCAAAAGATCATGTTCGCGGACACTCGCAAAAATTCAGACGTCTCTCATATCCTGCGTTACGCCGTCG ACCTTGCTCAAAAGTCTGTTCCGTTCTCCCCAACATACTCTATCCTTGTTCTTGGTATGCCCAACGTCGGCAAATCATCGTTACTGAACGCCCTTCGCCGAGTTGGTCTGCGCAAGGGCAAGGCGTTCCAGACTGGTGCTTTAGCTGGTGTGACCAAAAAGTTAACTGGAACGGTTAGAATATATGAGGAACCCCAGGTGTATGTGTACGATACGCCTGGAGTCATGATGCCCTATCTGGGTaagggtgaagaaggtggagagaagggcCTGAAATTGGCTTTAACGG CGGGCATTAAGGAAGACTTGTTTGAATTAGATGCCATTTCAGATTATCTTTTGTGGAAGTTAAACCGTCGCTACGTCTCAGAGCCATCGC TCCCCTCTTACCTTTCCTCACTACCACTGCCGCCCTCTTTCGAACCTACTGACCATCTTCCtactcttctttccgctTTATCTAACCGTTTAGCTGCAAAGCAAAAGGGCGGTGAGGAAGATTGGGAGAGTGTTATGCGATGGTTCGTGCGAGCATGGAGAGAAGGTAAGATGGGAGAATGGACACTGGACGAATTGGTGCCGTACCGACCAGTTGAAGTTTTATTACCACACGAGGTGGACAACATGCGCTTGGGAGGCGAAACCGTTGACCTTCCTGTAGCCGGCGTTCCAGAACGACAGATGTCGCAGGGAGAATTAGATACTCATGTCAATCAGACCGTCACTGCATATCTCTCGAccctttcatcctcaacatctCTTGAAAACCCAGCCTCTGTCTCTCAGCAGCGCAAAATATCCAAGTCTCAACGTCTTCAAGAAAAGGATGCGAAGTTACGAGGGAAGGGTATCAatgtgaagaggagagaagagtggCAGCCGGGAGGTGTAGTGAGTGGGGgcaagagaaaagggatGAGTGTGAAGAGTACTATGGGCGCTGCAGGGAGGGCTGTCAGACGGCGAGGATAA
- a CDS encoding hypothetical protein (HMMPfam hit to Na_Ca_ex, Sodium/calcium exchanger protein, score: 148.1, E(): 2e-41) — protein sequence MASLPIVEPEPEPDIEGHNPQQQIHTNTSTSSGYPSNTGDATSQQQQNVLSEQEPGGSAPAIKQPTTLRTILKPRSRPGHARVPSIKISEVDPVSHGTADLPSRPNSAPTISVDVNSGSAFGINRLAPLKNISIPLPPKMGPPESEEEKLPKTFIEPTWRQCFRNTIKAQPALAAVPIILPISWALHFSHQDPIAIFVTSLIAIVPLAGGLGFATEELAHRVGEAWGGLLNASFGNAVELLIAILALVKGQLDIVQASMVGSILSNVLLVLGMSYFAGGLRFHEQLYTIIGAQMHISLLGISLMAIVLPAAYHYAYPSTSDIVSSTRAGSQPEGEELENLLKMSRGLSFILLAVYAMFLTFQLYTHAYLFRIPREKVRHPLPGPAPHHQHVFPRPHWVDSIVDSSSSSSSSASSVSSVKSNRRFRKFRKFSVSSKKEQRQKEPCADGHEADNEGEQRQIPGNPLNPETPPVSEKNDNTLTQSSPISPFRTSSNISDTLRPSVANEDIERQSVVSSAESEHIIVDEDGTVHVQPKVKFHFALGMLFLMTALAGVTAEWLVDSIDGLTATGHVSREFVGLILLPVIGNSVEHITAVTVSVKDKLNLSMSIAVGSSIQVSLCLLPILVLIGWAIGQPMLLFFDTFETMALVISVLLVNFAISDGRTNYLEGFVMMMAYLSIALVCWFYDPLV from the exons ATGGCTTCCCTTCCTATCGTCGAGCCAGAACCTGAACCAGATATAGAGGGCCATAATCCCCAACAACAGATACATACGAACACTTCTACATCTTCCGGCTATCCTTCCAATACCGGTGACGCCACAagtcagcagcagcaaaatGTCTTATCAGAACAGGAGCCTGGTGGCTCAGCACCTGCCATCAAGCAACCCACCACTTTGCGCACTATCTTGAAACCTCGATCTCGACCTGGTCATGCCCGTGTACCATCGATCAAGATTTCTGAAGTCGATCCAGTCAGTCATGGTACTGCTGACCTTCCCAGTCGTCCAAACAGCGCACCCACTATCTCTGTGGATGTCAACTCTGGCTCAGCATTTGGGATAAATAGGCTTGCTCCATTGAAGAATATTTCAATTCCTTTGCCTCCCAAGATGGGTCCCCCCGaaagtgaggaagagaagttACCGAAGACTTTCATTGAGCCTACCTGGAGACAATGTTTTCGC AACACCATCAAGGCTCAACCTGCTCTTGCTGCGGTGCCGATCATTCTTCCCATCAGTTGGGCTTTACATTTTAGTCATCAGGACCCCATAGCTATTTTCGTGACAAGCTTAATCGCCATCGTGCCACTCGCTGGTGGATTGGGTTTCGCCACTGAAGAACTGGCTCATCGAGTTGGAGAAGCCTGGGGTGGGTTACTCAACGCATCCTTTGGAAACGCCGTGGAACTTTTGATCGCAATTTTGGCCTTGGTCAAGGGTCAGCTTGATATTGTACAGGCCAGTATGGTTGGGTCCATTTTGAGTAACG TGTTGCTTGTACTTGGTATGAGCTACTTCGCCGGCGGTCTTCGATTCCACGAACAGTTATACACCATAATCGGTGCTCAGATGCACATTTCTTTGTTGGGTATCTCT CTGATGGCGATCGTTCTTCCTGCCGCTTATCACTACGCCTATCCCTCTACTTCCGATATTGTCTCTAGCACCAGAGCAGGATCGCAACCTGAAGGCGAGGAGTTGGAAAACCTGCTCAAGATGTCGAGGGGTTTGAGCTTCATCTTGCTTGCTGTGTATGCCATGTTCCTCACCTTCCAGTTATACA CCCACGCATATCTTTTCAGGATCCCTCGCGAAAAGGTCCGACACCCACTTCCCGGCCCAGCGCCACATCACCAGCACGTCTTCCCAAGGCCTCACTGGGTTGACTCAATTGTTGATTCCTCAAGCTCCAGCAGttcttctgcttcatcaGTTAGTTCGGTAAAGTCCAACAGGCGATTCAGGAAATTCAGGAAATTTTCAGTATCTTCTAAGAAGGAACAGCGACAGAAGGAGCCATGTGCTGATGGACATGAAGCGGATAATGAGGGAGAGCAACGACAGATCCCCGGTAATCCTCTTAACCCCGAAACTCCTCCGGTCAGTGAGAAAAACGATAATACACTCACTCAATCATCACCTATCAGTCCATTTAGGACTAGTTCAAATATTTCAGATACCCTACGGCCATCTGTCGCCAACGAGGATATCGAGCGTCAGTCTGTCGTGTCATCAGCAGAATCCGAACATATCATTGTCGACGAAGACGGTACAGTGCATGTCCAGCCAAAGGTCAAATTTCATTTTGCCCTGGGTATGTTATTTTTGATGACTGCCCTGGCTGGTGTCACTGCCGAGTGGCTTGTGGATTCCATCGATGGTCTTACCGCTACTGGTCATGTTTCAAGAGAGTTTGTTGGTTTGATCCTTTTGCCTGTGATCGGTAACTCCGTCGAACATATCACTGCTGTAACGGTGTCGGTCAAGGACAAGCTGAATCTTTCGATGAGCATTGCGGTTGGCAGTAGTATCCAGGTATCATTGTGTCTATTGCCAATTCTGGTCCTTATCGGATGGGCAATCGGACAGCCAATgttgctcttctttgatACTTTTGAAAC TATGGCCTTGGTAATTTCAGTTTTGCTAGTTAATTTCGCCATTTCTGATGGGCGGACCAACTATCTTGAAGGATttgtgatgatgatggcgtACCTATCCATTGCGCTGGTTTGCTG GTTCTATGATCCTCTTGTTTAA
- a CDS encoding hypothetical protein (Match to ESTs gb|CF193157.1|CF193157, gb|CF193156.1|CF193156; HMMPfam hit to BRCT, BRCA1 C Terminus (BRCT) domain, score: 72.4, E(): 1.1e-18), with product MSSKADSPKKKPANKADGPAGKDIRGFFTSGNSQKTSVTKQVATKSGSGKKPITINDSDDEPEEVVKTQSSSKAVPPSSAPNSTASKHFGSKAIVLSSDDEPAPARSKSVTKSASGAASKPVLTRKPALAKRKILSDSESEEEYYKPQRKRQSLGGRAGKESDDQGTKSTKKGKTKNDDDFGPVDVDNEDEYNFDDEDEPREKPKPKSTANKSPAAPKKSTSVKKPAEPKTAKMEEPEKKEEKKFDWRAAAAARAAGPKAPGSKEIPEGAPDCLAGLTFVFTGEMESLGREDAQELVRRYSGKVTTAPSGKTSYVVVGENAGVSKLNKVKEKKIPMINEDEFLELIRQRSSGKGPDGTVDKAAVEKATKAREKEEKKILEQAKEMEEREKKEEKERIRKQKALEGQGMAVKKMGPASAQLWTTKYAPTSLKEICGNKAPVERLGQWLQDWQKNYKANFKKPGKDGMGIYRAVLISGPPGIGKTTSAHLMAKEAGYTPLELNASDTRSKKLIENETNVDNKSLDGFFKGQGVGDINAAGLKIDSRTCLIMDEVDGMSAGDRGGVGALNTLIKKTKIPMILICNDRTLQKMKPLQSTTFNMTFRRPQPNEIRSRIMSILHKEKLKIPPNVVDELVKGVNSDIRQVLNMLSTFKLGKSEMNFDEGKQLVKVNEKNTIMTPFTIIDRLTGPYAFSKNSKETLGDRIELYFHDFSFVPLFMQEHYLKTNPTVLNNLDGPEKNLKHLELVSKAADSISDGDLIDRMIHGSEQHWSLLPLHAVASTVKPAMHVYGAMRSQGGGWGSWGPAFPQWLGQNSKQNKLQRQLTDIQIRMRLRVSGSREEIREQYMPLLASKIVSPLIDRGAAAVEETIEYMDEYYLGKDDWDAFVELGVDTMRDEDILKKIPSATKASFTRQYNKTDHPIAFHKGDMFAGAKKKIDAGPVPDNEDVFEEDEPVPDEPEEDTDEEEDPLQDKLVKAVKPKGKAAAKSASKPTAAKGVKSKAKK from the exons ATGTCTTCAAAAGCAGATtctcccaagaagaagcctgCCAACAAGGCTGATGGGCCGGCTGGCAAGGACATTCGTGGTTTC TTTACTTCAGGA AATTCGCAGAAGACTAGTGTAACAAAACAAGTAGCAACTAAAAGTGGTTCAGGCAAGAAACCGATTACGATCAATGACAGCGACGACGAGCCTGAAGAGGTCGTAAAGACGCAATCGTCTTCCAAGGCTGTTCCCCCTTCATCTGCGCCAAACAGCACTGCATCAAAACACTTTGGATCC AAGGCAATCGTGCTCTCGTCGGACGATGAACCTGCGCCTGCCAGATCAAAATCTGTCACCAAATCCGCATCCGGGGCTGCCTCCAAGCCAGTACTGACACGAAAACCGGCATTGGCAAAGCGTAAAATCCTTAGCGACTCCGAGTCTGAGGAAGAGTATTACAAACCGCAACGGAAGAGACAAAGTctaggaggaagagctggcAAGGAATCTGATGATCAAGGCACGAAGAGCACcaagaaggggaaaacGAAGAACGACGACGACTTTGGC CCGGTGGATGTTGACAATGAAGATGAGTATAATttcgatgatgaagacgagcCTCGGGAAAAGCCCAAGCCAAAATCAACTGCAAACAAGTCTCCTGCTGCTCCTAAGAAGTCTACGTCAGTTAAAAAACCGGCGGAACCTAAGACTGCTAAGATGGAAGAgccagagaagaaggaagaaaaaaagttTGA CTGGCGAGCGGCAGCGGCAGCGCGTGCTGCTGGTCCTAAAGCCCCAGGATCCAAGGAAATCCCTGAGGGTGCGCCTGACTGTCTTGCAGGCCTCACGTTTGTTTTCAcaggagagatggagagccTGGGAAGGGAGGATGCGCAGGAGCTCGTCAGACGGTATTCTGG AAAAGTTACCACGGCCCCTTCTGGAAAAACTTCTTACGTCGTAGTGGGCGAAAACGCTGGTGTCTCAAAACTCAACAAGgtcaaagagaagaaaattCCTATGATCAACGAAGATGAATTCCTTGAACTTATTCGTCAAAGATCTTCTGGCAAAGGACCCGATGGAACGGTAGATAAGGCGGCTGTGGAAAAAGCGACTAAGgcaagggagaaggaggagaagaaaatcTTGGAGCAGGCtaaagagatggaagagagggaaaagaaagaggaaaaggagagaataaGGAAGCAGAAAGCTCTGGAAGGACAAGGTATGGCTGTCAA AAAAATGGGTCCTGCATCAGCCCAGCTGTGGACGACCAAGTATGCTCCTACTAGTTTGAAGGAGATTTGCGGTAACAAAGCTCCTGTTGAACGCCTGGGTCAATGGCTGCAAGACTG GCAAAAGAATTACAAGGCAAATTTCAAGAAACCCGGCAAAGATGGTATGGGCATTTATCGCGCTGTTCTCATTTCCGGTCCTCCTGGTATAGGCAAAACAACTTCGGCTCATCTAATGGCAAAAGAAGCCGGGTACACTCCATTAGAACTGAATGCGAGTGACACTCGAAGCAAGAAGCTAATCGAGAATGAAACAAATGTCGACAACAAGAGTTTGGATGGGTTCTTCAAGGGTCAAGGCGTTGGT GATATAAATGCCGCGGGGTTGAAGATTGACTCTAGAACCTGCTTGATTATGGACGAAGTAGATGGAATGTCCGCGGGTGACAGAGGTGGTGTCGGCGCTCTGAACACATTGATCAAGAAGACTAAG ATCCCAATGATTTTGATCTGTAACGATCGCACATTACAAAAAATGAAGCCCCTACAGAGCACGACTTTCAACATGACTTTTAGGAG ACCCCAGCCAAACGAGATTCGCTCAAGGATTATGTCTATCTTGCACAA GGAAAAGCTCAAGATTCCACCCAACGTCGTTGACGAGCTTGTGAAGGGAGTTAATTCTGATATCCGTCAAGTTTTGAACATGCTCTCCACGTTTAAGCTTGGTAAGAGTGAAATGAATTTTGACGAAGGAAAGCAATT GGTCAAGGTCAATGAGAAGAACACAATCATGACGCCTTTTACTATCATCGATAGATTGACAGGCCCATATGCTTTCTCCAAAAATAGCAAAGAAACGTTGGGTGATAGAATAGAGCTATACTTCCACGATTTCAGTTTTGTGCCTCTTTTCATGCAG GAGCACTACCTCAAAACGAACCCTACTGTCTTAAACAACCTCGACGGTCCCGAGAAGAACCTCAAGCACCTTGAATTAGTATCCAAGGCTGCGGACTCTATATCCGACGGTGATTTAATTGATCGCATGATTCACGGCTCTGAGCAACATTGGTCTCTTTTACCGCTGCATGCTGTAGCTTCCACGGTAAAGCCTGCCATGCACGTGTATGGTGCAATGAGGAGTCAGGGTGGTGGTTGGGGCAGCTGGGGTCCTGCTTTCCCTCA ATGGCTGGGGCAAAATTCGAAGCAGAACAAACTTCAAAGACAACTTACGGATATTCAGATTCGTATGCGTTTGCGGGTGTCAGGAAGCAGAGAGGAGATTAGAGAGCAGTACATGCCTCTCTTGGCCAGCAAGATTGTATCTCCTCTCATTGATCGTGGTGCT GCGGCTGTGGAAGAGACGATTGAGTACATGGACGAATATTATCTTGGAAAAGACGATTGGGATGCATTTGTCGAACTTGGTGTGGATACGATGCGGGATGAGGACATCCTGAAAAAAATCCCAAGCGCCACGAAGGCCTCTTTCACCAGACA GTACAACAAGACTGATCACCCCATCGCGTTCCACAAGGGTGACATGTTTGCGggggcaaagaagaagattgatgCTGGACCAGTGCCGGACAATGAGGATGTTTTTGAA GAAGACGAGCCTGTGCCGGATGAGCCGGAGGAGGATAcggacgaagaggaggatccGTTACAGGATAAATTGGTCAAAGCTGTAAAGCCGAAAGGTAAAGCCGCGGCCAAATCTGCATCAAAACCGACGGCAGCCAAGGGAGTAAAGTCAAAAGCTAAGAAGTAA
- a CDS encoding hypothetical protein (HMMPfam hit to ORC2, Origin recognition complex subunit 2, score: 54.3, E(): 3.3e-13) has protein sequence MPPTAKRPRQKSPQHEDPGARPRESPDPEASASHLVSFLSGYADHQSDEEENEHDLDDDDADRYEPSDQEEDAEDGVNEEEEETRVTPRKMGLLPASMTSTPRSKRGTPKKRKPGSTTPTPRRTPVKTPKRSFVLAPGDGEQEDMGFIRASKADGYFTLMAQSSKTSGNSYSLLADPLSKQAYERYIAESSEVRATLIPPETFMGKFRQWEKELEAGFNLLFYGFGSKRPALNLFAQNRLAKKGHVVVVNGFFPGLGIRDVLSEVEDRLEVPQNVSVPAYCSTPLERAAHRIYAYLLPPAAIQSHSRKHWPTASAPLYLVIHNIDAQSLRTPRSIATLSLLASSPRIHIIASFDHVHTPIIFSTSLSNSPPHSYPDGGWRGTPQKDRGFNWIHHSLTTYAPYDLELSYLRLSAQSLTPSGSGTGGISEEGALQILKSVPVKAARLLKLILTQQLSRLPSHPKWHVAYPAPSSGSGIAPPFAVDGYLLNKTAKDKFIATEDERFEAFIGEYKDHGLVAEASVASDVDENHDGAVTEGRKEGRWFWVPLGKAAVERILQSMEDIES, from the coding sequence ATGCCTCCCACAGCAAAACGACCTCGTCAGAAGTCACCACAACATGAAGATCCTGGAGCGCGACCTCGCGAGTCGCCAGACCCAGAAGCGAGCGCATCACACCTTGTCTCTTTCCTCAGTGGTTACGCCGACCATCAAtcagacgaggaagaaaatgagCACGATctcgatgacgatgatgcaGACAGATATGAGCCATCGGaccaggaggaggatgcggAGGACGGAGTcaatgaggaggaggaagagacaaGAGTTACGCCTCGCAAGATGGGTCTTTTACCAGCATCAATGACCAGCACACCTCGATCTAAAAGGGGAACACCTAAAAAACGCAAACCCGGATCGACCACTCCCACACCTCGAAGAACCCCTGTCAAAACCCCTAAGCGCTCATTTGTGCTTGCCCCAGGTGATGGAGAGCAGGAGGACATGGGGTTTATTAGAGCCTCGAAGGCAGACGGGTATTTTACACTCATGGCGCAATCGTCAAAAACGTCCGGGAACAGCTATTCTCTTTTGGCCGACCCTCTATCAAAACAGGCTTACGAAAGATATATTGCCGAATCATCAGAAGTTCGCGCTACCTTAATACCGCCAGAGACATTCATGGGCAAGTTCCGTCAGTGGGAGAAAGAACTTGAAGCAGGCTTCAACCTTCTTTTCTACGGTTTTGGCTCCAAGCGTCCGGCACTGAACCTTTTTGCTCAAAATCGTCTTGCCAAGAAAGGACATGTAGTTGTAGTCAatggcttcttcccagGTTTAGGCATTAGGGACGTTCTGAGCGAAGTTGAAGATCGGTTAGAGGTACCGCAAAATGTCTCTGTGCCGGCTTACTGCTCAACTCCTCTAGAGCGAGCTGCTCATCGCATCTACGCCTATCTCCTACCGCCTGCTGCTATACAATCACATTCGCGGAAGCATTGGCCCACTGCTTCGGCTCCTCTCTATCTGGTGATACATAATATCGACGCACAATCCCTTCGAACGCCCAGATCTATAGCTACCCTGTCTCTGTTAGCCTCCTCTCCGCGAATCCATATAATAGCATCTTTTGATCACGTTCATACCCCAATTATTTTCTCCACATCTCTTTCCAACTCACCCCCCCACTCATATCCTGATGGTGGCTGGAGAGGTACCCCGCAAAAAGACAGGGGGTTCAATTGGATACATCACAGTCTCACTACTTATGCCCCCTATGATCTCGAACTATCCTATTTGCGCCTATCGGCACAATCTCTCACACCTTCTGGCTCTGGAACAGGTGGCATatctgaagaaggtgcTCTTCAAATCCTCAAATCTGTACCTGTCAAGGCAGCCCGATTGCTCAAACTCATTCTTACTCAGCAACTCTCTCGTTTACCATCTCATCCAAAATGGCATGTGGCTTACCCTGCTCCCTCCAGCGGCAGCGGTATTGCCCCCCCCTTTGCAGTGGACGGATATTTGTTGAACAAAACTGCGAAAGATAAGTTTATTGCTACGGAGGATGAACGTTTTGAGGCGTTCATAGGAGAATATAAAGATCACGGCTTGGTGGCCGAAGCTAGCGTGGCCAGTGACGTAGATGAAAACCATGATGGAGCTGTAACcgaaggaaggaaggaaggaagatggttCTGGGTGCCACTAGGCAAAGCAGCAGTTGAAAGAATTTTGCAGAGTATGGAGGACATAGAAAGTTAG